A single genomic interval of Acidobacteriota bacterium harbors:
- a CDS encoding FAD-binding oxidoreductase, with translation MADTADIVIIGGGIIGLSIAYQTARRSDLRIVVCEKGAGIGEGSTGYSSAITRQRYTHESMVRIARDGNNVFRNWAEYTGLDNPAARFNEIGVVWMTGEPRKQLEEEAARMRSLRVDAVVIGPDELAELFPSLDPCLEPLDLTGEIDHECRVGEAFLFERDAGYFDAMSGARDLVEASRREGVDIRFSTEIVDVRTTGGRIDGVDLKDGSSIDTPMVVNAAGPWCLRVNAMLDYDPGWELVPTRVQVLHRSIPPSLGPLPVVGDGSSGIYFRPESNGQSIIVGSFLERDEEEAVDPDHYSNNADRSFIEEKVIGLHHRIPELESRGTLGGIAGLYTCNRVDVHAIIGETPIDGYLIANGFTGHGLKESPMIGSMMAQLITGKRASFDTDVEITFLSADRDPIAVATMNVLA, from the coding sequence TTGGCCGACACTGCTGACATCGTCATAATCGGCGGGGGGATCATCGGGCTTTCGATCGCCTATCAAACCGCTCGTCGGTCGGACCTGCGAATCGTTGTCTGCGAAAAAGGCGCTGGTATCGGCGAAGGTTCGACTGGGTATTCCTCGGCGATCACACGCCAAAGATATACACACGAGTCGATGGTCCGGATCGCTCGCGACGGCAACAACGTGTTCCGCAACTGGGCTGAGTACACGGGTCTTGATAACCCGGCCGCCCGATTCAACGAGATTGGCGTGGTGTGGATGACGGGAGAGCCGCGAAAGCAGCTTGAAGAGGAGGCCGCCCGGATGCGGTCTCTGCGCGTCGATGCTGTGGTTATTGGCCCGGACGAACTCGCTGAGCTGTTTCCGTCGCTTGACCCGTGCCTTGAGCCACTCGACCTGACCGGCGAAATCGATCACGAGTGTCGGGTGGGCGAGGCGTTCCTCTTCGAGCGCGATGCAGGGTATTTCGACGCGATGAGCGGCGCTCGCGACCTGGTGGAGGCGAGCCGACGAGAAGGTGTCGATATCAGATTCTCGACCGAAATTGTCGATGTGCGCACGACCGGTGGCCGCATCGATGGTGTCGACCTCAAAGATGGTTCGTCCATCGACACACCAATGGTGGTCAATGCGGCCGGTCCGTGGTGTCTGCGGGTTAACGCAATGCTCGACTATGACCCCGGATGGGAGTTGGTACCCACCAGAGTGCAGGTCCTCCACCGCAGCATCCCTCCGTCGTTGGGGCCGCTGCCGGTTGTCGGCGACGGATCCAGTGGCATCTACTTCCGACCGGAATCGAACGGTCAGTCGATCATTGTCGGCTCGTTTCTCGAACGCGACGAAGAGGAGGCTGTCGACCCGGACCATTACTCGAACAACGCTGATCGCAGCTTCATTGAGGAGAAGGTCATCGGGTTACATCACCGAATCCCCGAGCTTGAGTCGCGGGGAACTCTTGGTGGAATTGCGGGTCTGTACACCTGCAACCGTGTCGATGTTCATGCCATCATTGGAGAGACGCCGATTGACGGGTACCTGATAGCAAACGGGTTCACCGGGCACGGTCTCAAGGAGTCACCGATGATTGGGTCCATGATGGCGCAGCTCATAACCGGCAAACGAGCTAGCTTTGATACCGATGTTGAAATCACGTTTCTGTCTGCTGATCGCGACCCGATCGCGGTCGCGACGATGAACGTCTTGGCCTAG
- a CDS encoding class I SAM-dependent methyltransferase, translated as MLGAPKNFMHLIRCWRSGITTHAVALAAPTDGETMLDVGAGMGAGALVAARNPGVRVECLEPSVVMRTIFKVRRLVHPRRRSIAVHAFGAESIPLGDDSVDAATMVNVAHHLDDEVAAILELLRVMGPKARLVVIEGNFAHDRHPLHWFSKRRNRGMVAILTVFTATLISNGSCPAHQMPGSQARRSKMWSSVR; from the coding sequence ATGCTCGGCGCTCCGAAGAATTTCATGCATTTGATCCGCTGCTGGCGATCCGGGATCACCACCCACGCTGTTGCGTTGGCCGCCCCGACCGACGGCGAGACGATGCTCGATGTCGGCGCCGGTATGGGTGCCGGGGCTTTGGTCGCCGCACGCAATCCCGGCGTTCGGGTCGAATGCCTGGAGCCGTCGGTAGTCATGCGAACGATTTTCAAGGTGCGTCGATTGGTCCACCCGAGGCGTCGATCGATCGCTGTGCATGCGTTCGGTGCGGAGTCGATACCTCTGGGCGACGACTCTGTCGACGCCGCCACGATGGTGAATGTTGCTCATCATCTCGACGACGAGGTTGCAGCGATCTTGGAATTGCTGCGGGTCATGGGTCCGAAGGCGAGATTGGTGGTCATCGAAGGCAATTTCGCCCACGACCGACATCCGTTGCATTGGTTTTCAAAGCGACGAAATCGTGGGATGGTGGCCATTCTCACGGTTTTCACTGCGACTTTGATCTCGAACGGTTCGTGTCCCGCGCATCAGATGCCGGGTTCTCAAGCTCGTCGATCGAAGATGTGGTCATCGGTGAGGTGA
- a CDS encoding aspartate/glutamate racemase family protein has product MKTIGLLGGMSWESSVEYERIINQEVRRRLGGTHSASLLIRSYDFHEIEALQQAGRWDEAGDLLAADALVLERAGAEVIVLCTNTMHRVAQQIVSSISVAFVHIADATAAAVRVAGVRRVALLGTEYTMEQEFYRGRLEEHGLEVLVPDAHDRRYIHDVIFNELVRGVVNPASKAGFIRIVDSLVAGGAGGVIAGCTEIESLIRDDDVKVIYFPTTRIHALAAVEKAFT; this is encoded by the coding sequence ATGAAGACAATCGGCCTCCTCGGTGGAATGAGCTGGGAGTCCTCCGTCGAGTACGAACGAATCATCAATCAGGAAGTACGTCGCCGCCTGGGCGGTACCCACTCGGCGAGCCTGCTGATTCGTTCATACGACTTCCATGAGATTGAAGCTCTCCAGCAGGCGGGTCGCTGGGACGAGGCAGGCGATCTGTTGGCCGCTGACGCGTTGGTTCTCGAACGGGCCGGCGCCGAGGTCATAGTGTTGTGTACCAACACCATGCATCGTGTTGCGCAACAGATAGTGTCATCCATCTCGGTGGCGTTCGTGCACATAGCTGATGCCACCGCCGCAGCGGTGCGCGTCGCCGGTGTTCGCAGGGTTGCGTTGCTCGGTACCGAGTACACCATGGAACAAGAGTTCTACCGTGGGCGTCTCGAGGAGCACGGTCTCGAGGTGTTGGTACCCGATGCCCACGACCGACGATACATTCACGACGTAATCTTCAACGAGCTGGTCCGCGGCGTTGTGAACCCGGCTTCCAAGGCCGGTTTCATCCGAATAGTCGACTCGCTCGTCGCCGGCGGTGCAGGAGGTGTAATTGCCGGTTGCACCGAGATTGAGTCGCTAATCAGGGACGACGATGTCAAGGTTATCTACTTCCCAACTACCCGTATCCATGCGCTCGCCGCGGTGGAAAAAGCCTTCACCTAG
- a CDS encoding pirin family protein — protein sequence MPAVTVDNPLLLPKVPTPASAGHRARRVKSLTTAPHGFEGEGFPVRRAFAGVSMEDLDPFIHLDQMGEVEYAAGEAKGTPWHPHRGFETVTYMIDGQMDHQDSNGGGGSITNGDTQWMTAGSGILHIEAPPEALVASGGLFHGTQLWVNLPSRQKFLEPQYQALGRDDVVLLSSGDGGALVRLIAGDLGELQGPGSTHTPITMIHATVQPDARLELPWRVDFNALVYVLNGRGTVGQERRPIHSGQLAVLVDGDYLTVTADRVQEGRSPELDVLILGGRPIGEPVAWSGPFVMNTHAELAQAYDDYQSGKLGTVPAVSHSRST from the coding sequence ATGCCTGCCGTCACCGTTGACAATCCCTTGCTACTGCCCAAGGTGCCGACTCCGGCATCAGCAGGCCACCGTGCGCGGAGGGTGAAGTCGTTGACCACTGCTCCGCACGGTTTCGAGGGCGAGGGCTTCCCGGTCCGTCGGGCCTTTGCGGGCGTTTCGATGGAGGACCTTGATCCATTTATCCACCTCGATCAGATGGGGGAGGTCGAATACGCTGCCGGTGAGGCCAAGGGCACGCCATGGCACCCACACCGCGGTTTCGAGACCGTGACCTACATGATCGACGGTCAAATGGATCACCAGGACTCGAACGGGGGCGGCGGGTCAATCACCAACGGAGACACCCAATGGATGACCGCGGGTTCGGGGATTCTCCATATCGAGGCTCCGCCGGAGGCGCTTGTGGCGTCGGGTGGATTGTTCCATGGGACCCAATTGTGGGTCAATCTCCCGAGCAGACAGAAGTTCCTCGAACCGCAGTATCAGGCCCTGGGTCGCGACGACGTCGTGCTACTTTCGTCTGGCGATGGTGGAGCCCTGGTGCGTCTCATTGCTGGAGATCTCGGCGAACTGCAGGGACCTGGCAGCACTCACACCCCGATCACGATGATCCACGCCACGGTGCAGCCAGACGCCCGTCTTGAGCTGCCGTGGCGGGTCGACTTCAACGCATTGGTCTACGTTCTCAACGGCCGTGGTACGGTGGGGCAAGAGCGGCGACCCATCCACTCTGGCCAGCTTGCTGTCCTCGTCGATGGCGACTATCTCACCGTTACCGCCGACCGGGTGCAGGAGGGACGCAGTCCCGAACTCGATGTTCTGATCTTGGGCGGGCGACCGATCGGTGAACCGGTTGCCTGGAGCGGTCCCTTCGTGATGAACACTCACGCCGAACTCGCTCAGGCCTACGACGACTACCAGAGTGGCAAGCTCGGAACGGTGCCCGCAGTTAGCCATTCGCGGTCTACCTAG